From a region of the Primulina eburnea isolate SZY01 chromosome 7, ASM2296580v1, whole genome shotgun sequence genome:
- the LOC140836515 gene encoding zinc transporter 8-like: MKTIFFAMMALLPAVIMAECTCEADEEERNKSKALKYKLAAIASILVASAIGVCLPVLGKAVPALSPDRSFFFIVKAFAAGVILSTGFIHVLPDAFENLTSPCISASPWGDFPFTGFIAMVSAIGTLMVDTYATSYYRRRSVVKAAAQVGNEEEGVVPVHAHATHGHAHGSVSSEAASGETELLRHRVISQVLELGIIVHSVIIGIALGASESPKTIRPLIAALTFHQFFEGIGLGGCIAQAKFKSRAVVIMGLFFSLTTPVGIAIGIGISNIYSETSPTALIVEGCFNSASAGILIYMALVDLLAADFMSPKLQARGKLQLGANVSLLLGAGAMSLLAKWA, translated from the exons ATGAAGACCATTTTCTTCGCCATGATGGCGCTGCTGCCTGCAGTTATTATGGCAGAATGTACGTGCGAGGCTGATGAAGAAGAACGAAACAAATCTAAGGCATTGAAATACAAATTAGCGGCAATCGCGTCGATATTAGTGGCCAGTGCGATCGGGGTATGCCTCCCGGTTCTTGGAAAAGCGGTGCCAGCGTTGAGCCCTGATCGGAGCTTCTTCTTCATCGTCAAAGCTTTCGCCGCCGGAGTGATTCTATCGACGGGCTTCATACATGTTCTGCCGGACGCGTTCGAGAACCTGACTTCTCCTTGTATCAGCGCGAGCCCGTGGGGGGATTTCCCCTTCACGGGGTTCATCGCGATGGTTTCTGCTATTGGGACTTTGATGGTGGATACGTACGCCACATCGTACTACAGGCGCAGGTCGGTCGTAAAGGCGGCGGCACAAGTCGGGAATGAGGAGGAAGGGGTGGTCCCGGTGCATGCTCACGCCACGCACGGCCATGCACATGGATCTGTTTCGTCGGAGGCGGCTTCCGGTGAAACGGAGCTCCTCCGTCATCGAGTGATATCCCAG GTGTTGGAGTTGGGTATCATAGTCCACTCGGTGATAATTGGAATAGCTTTAGGTGCTTCGGAGAGTCCTAAAACAATACGGCCATTGATTGCTGCTTTGACGTTCCATCAATTCTTTGAAGGCATTGGCCTCGGAGGATGCATAGCACAG GCAAAGTTCAAGTCGAGGGCAGTTGTAATAATGGGTCTATTCTTCTCCCTCACGACGCCAGTAGGCATTGCAATTGGCATTGGAATAAGTAACATCTACAGCGAAACGAGCCCTACTGCTCTGATTGTAGAAGGATGCTTCAACTCAGCATCTGCAGGGATCTTGATATATATGGCACTCGTGGATCTTCTCGCTGCTGATTTTATGAGTCCTAAATTGCAAGCCCGTGGAAAGCTTCAATTAGGGGCAAACGTGTCTCTTCTTTTGGGTGCTGGGGCTATGTCTCTTTTGGCCAAGTGGGCTTGA
- the LOC140836516 gene encoding actin-related protein 4-like isoform X1 produces the protein MYGGDEVSAIVVDLGFHTCKAGYAGEDAPKAVFPSDVGSIDQMEVDGTDNSDKNSGSALDSKPKGKRKLYVGSQDMGFRRDHMEVLSPIKDGIVVDWDMVENIWDHALRKCLLSDPKEHPMLLAEPCFNTQLQREKSAEIMFEKFQVPALFLAKNAVLTSFASGRATSLVVDIGGGSTTVAPVHDGYVLQKAMATSPVGGEFLTDCLLKSLEHKGLSIKPRYAFKRKEIRHGEFQIVDLDFPNTTESYKLYSQRVIVGDIKECVCRVPDTPYDETSYSNIPMTPYELPDGQTIEIGADRFKIPDVLFNPSLVQAIPGMENSLETASFVRGLPQMVIESINKCDVDIRRELFSSILLYWHSFYGSPAYLTHFQLASGTASMQQLKERLEKDLLEESPQAARVKVLASGNATERRFSVSTAFGSGGAYWHHLVPFSKCGSPSLSMKSMELLTFNANAPNILSCSTY, from the exons ATGTATGGCGGTG ATGAAGTGTCGGCAATAGTGGTGGACTTGGGTTTCCATACCTGCAAAGCTGGTTACGCTGGTGAAGATGCGCCAAAGGCTGTTTTTCCGTCG gATGTTGGGTCAATTGACCAAATGGAAGTTGATGGTACGGATAATTCAGACAAGAACTCTGGATCTGCTCTAGATTCCAAACCCAAGGGTAAGCGTAAACTTTATGTAGGATCACAAGACATGGGGTTTCGGAGGGATCACATGGAG GTGTTATCACCCATCAAAGATGGAATAGTTGTTGACTGGGATATGGTTGAAAACATATGGGACCATGCGTTAAG GAAATGCCTATTGAGTGATCCAAAGGAGCATCCGATGCTACTTGCCGAACCATGCTTTAATACTCAGTTGCAGAGAGAAAA GTCTGCGGAGATTATGTTTGAGAAATTCCAAGTTCCTGCCTTGTTTTTGGCCAAAAATGCT GTCCTCACATCTTTTGCATCGGGGCGGGCCACCTCTTTAGTCGTTGACAT TGGCGGAGGATCGACTACCGTGGCTCCAGTTCATGATGGATATGTTCTTCAGAAG GCTATGGCAACATCTCCTGTTGGGGGAGAATTTCTCACTGATTGCTTATTGAAAAGCCTGGAACACAAAGGGCTTTCT ATAAAACCACGATATGCATTTAAACGTAAGGAAATTCGGCACGGAGAATTTCAG ATTGTGGACCTCGACTTCCCAAATACAACAGAAAGCTACAAACTCTATTCTCAG AGAGTTATTGTTGGAGATATTAAAGAATGTGTATGCCGAGTGCCCGACACCCCTTATGATG AGACTTCATATTCCAATATCCCAATGACACCTTACGAGCTTCCTGATGGACA GACGATTGAAATTGGCGCTGACAGATTCAAAATTCCTGATGTACTATTCAATCCATCTCTTGTCCAG GCTATACCTGGCATGGAAAATTCTTTAGAGACAGCTTCATTTGTCCGTGGTCTGCCTCAAATG gTTATTGAGAGCATAAACAAGTGCGATGTTGACATTCGAAGAGAACTTTTTAGCAGCATTTTG TTGTATTGGCACAGTTTCTATGGCTCCCCTGCGTACTTGACACACTTTCAA CTTGCTAGTGGTACTGCATCAATGCAACAGTTGAAAGAACGTCTTGAGAAAGACCTGTTGGAG GAATCTCCTCAAGCAGCAAGGGTGAAAGTGTTGGCAAGTGGAAATGCTACTGAAAGGAGATTCAG TGTCAGTACAGCGTTTGGATCGGGGGGAGCATATTGGCATCACTTGGTTCCTTTCAGCAAATGTGGTTCTCCAAGTCTGA GTATGAAGAGCATGGAGCTTCTTACATTCAACGCAAATGCCCCTAACATACTTTCGTGTTCTACCTACTAA
- the LOC140836516 gene encoding actin-related protein 4-like isoform X4 has protein sequence MYGGDEVSAIVVDLGFHTCKAGYAGEDAPKAVFPSDVGSIDQMEVDGTDNSDKNSGSALDSKPKGKRKLYVGSQDMGFRRDHMEVLSPIKDGIVVDWDMVENIWDHALRKCLLSDPKEHPMLLAEPCFNTQLQREKSAEIMFEKFQVPALFLAKNAVLTSFASGRATSLVVDIGGGSTTVAPVHDGYVLQKAMATSPVGGEFLTDCLLKSLEHKGLSIKPRYAFKRKEIRHGEFQIVDLDFPNTTESYKLYSQRVIVGDIKECVCRVPDTPYDETSYSNIPMTPYELPDGQTIEIGADRFKIPDVLFNPSLVQAIPGMENSLETASFVRGLPQMVIESINKCDVDIRRELFSSILLASGTASMQQLKERLEKDLLEESPQAARVKVLASGNATERRFSVSTAFGSGGAYWHHLVPFSKCGSPSLSMKSMELLTFNANAPNILSCSTY, from the exons ATGTATGGCGGTG ATGAAGTGTCGGCAATAGTGGTGGACTTGGGTTTCCATACCTGCAAAGCTGGTTACGCTGGTGAAGATGCGCCAAAGGCTGTTTTTCCGTCG gATGTTGGGTCAATTGACCAAATGGAAGTTGATGGTACGGATAATTCAGACAAGAACTCTGGATCTGCTCTAGATTCCAAACCCAAGGGTAAGCGTAAACTTTATGTAGGATCACAAGACATGGGGTTTCGGAGGGATCACATGGAG GTGTTATCACCCATCAAAGATGGAATAGTTGTTGACTGGGATATGGTTGAAAACATATGGGACCATGCGTTAAG GAAATGCCTATTGAGTGATCCAAAGGAGCATCCGATGCTACTTGCCGAACCATGCTTTAATACTCAGTTGCAGAGAGAAAA GTCTGCGGAGATTATGTTTGAGAAATTCCAAGTTCCTGCCTTGTTTTTGGCCAAAAATGCT GTCCTCACATCTTTTGCATCGGGGCGGGCCACCTCTTTAGTCGTTGACAT TGGCGGAGGATCGACTACCGTGGCTCCAGTTCATGATGGATATGTTCTTCAGAAG GCTATGGCAACATCTCCTGTTGGGGGAGAATTTCTCACTGATTGCTTATTGAAAAGCCTGGAACACAAAGGGCTTTCT ATAAAACCACGATATGCATTTAAACGTAAGGAAATTCGGCACGGAGAATTTCAG ATTGTGGACCTCGACTTCCCAAATACAACAGAAAGCTACAAACTCTATTCTCAG AGAGTTATTGTTGGAGATATTAAAGAATGTGTATGCCGAGTGCCCGACACCCCTTATGATG AGACTTCATATTCCAATATCCCAATGACACCTTACGAGCTTCCTGATGGACA GACGATTGAAATTGGCGCTGACAGATTCAAAATTCCTGATGTACTATTCAATCCATCTCTTGTCCAG GCTATACCTGGCATGGAAAATTCTTTAGAGACAGCTTCATTTGTCCGTGGTCTGCCTCAAATG gTTATTGAGAGCATAAACAAGTGCGATGTTGACATTCGAAGAGAACTTTTTAGCAGCATTTTG CTTGCTAGTGGTACTGCATCAATGCAACAGTTGAAAGAACGTCTTGAGAAAGACCTGTTGGAG GAATCTCCTCAAGCAGCAAGGGTGAAAGTGTTGGCAAGTGGAAATGCTACTGAAAGGAGATTCAG TGTCAGTACAGCGTTTGGATCGGGGGGAGCATATTGGCATCACTTGGTTCCTTTCAGCAAATGTGGTTCTCCAAGTCTGA GTATGAAGAGCATGGAGCTTCTTACATTCAACGCAAATGCCCCTAACATACTTTCGTGTTCTACCTACTAA
- the LOC140836516 gene encoding actin-related protein 4-like isoform X2: protein MYGGDEVSAIVVDLGFHTCKAGYAGEDAPKAVFPSDVGSIDQMEVDGTDNSDKNSGSALDSKPKGKRKLYVGSQDMGFRRDHMEVLSPIKDGIVVDWDMVENIWDHALRKCLLSDPKEHPMLLAEPCFNTQLQREKSAEIMFEKFQVPALFLAKNAVLTSFASGRATSLVVDIGGGSTTVAPVHDGYVLQKAMATSPVGGEFLTDCLLKSLEHKGLSIKPRYAFKRKEIRHGEFQIVDLDFPNTTESYKLYSQRVIVGDIKECVCRVPDTPYDETSYSNIPMTPYELPDGQTIEIGADRFKIPDVLFNPSLVQAIPGMENSLETASFVRGLPQMVIESINKCDVDIRRELFSSILLYWHSFYGSPAYLTHFQLASGTASMQQLKERLEKDLLEESPQAARVKVLASGNATERRFSTAFGSGGAYWHHLVPFSKCGSPSLSMKSMELLTFNANAPNILSCSTY from the exons ATGTATGGCGGTG ATGAAGTGTCGGCAATAGTGGTGGACTTGGGTTTCCATACCTGCAAAGCTGGTTACGCTGGTGAAGATGCGCCAAAGGCTGTTTTTCCGTCG gATGTTGGGTCAATTGACCAAATGGAAGTTGATGGTACGGATAATTCAGACAAGAACTCTGGATCTGCTCTAGATTCCAAACCCAAGGGTAAGCGTAAACTTTATGTAGGATCACAAGACATGGGGTTTCGGAGGGATCACATGGAG GTGTTATCACCCATCAAAGATGGAATAGTTGTTGACTGGGATATGGTTGAAAACATATGGGACCATGCGTTAAG GAAATGCCTATTGAGTGATCCAAAGGAGCATCCGATGCTACTTGCCGAACCATGCTTTAATACTCAGTTGCAGAGAGAAAA GTCTGCGGAGATTATGTTTGAGAAATTCCAAGTTCCTGCCTTGTTTTTGGCCAAAAATGCT GTCCTCACATCTTTTGCATCGGGGCGGGCCACCTCTTTAGTCGTTGACAT TGGCGGAGGATCGACTACCGTGGCTCCAGTTCATGATGGATATGTTCTTCAGAAG GCTATGGCAACATCTCCTGTTGGGGGAGAATTTCTCACTGATTGCTTATTGAAAAGCCTGGAACACAAAGGGCTTTCT ATAAAACCACGATATGCATTTAAACGTAAGGAAATTCGGCACGGAGAATTTCAG ATTGTGGACCTCGACTTCCCAAATACAACAGAAAGCTACAAACTCTATTCTCAG AGAGTTATTGTTGGAGATATTAAAGAATGTGTATGCCGAGTGCCCGACACCCCTTATGATG AGACTTCATATTCCAATATCCCAATGACACCTTACGAGCTTCCTGATGGACA GACGATTGAAATTGGCGCTGACAGATTCAAAATTCCTGATGTACTATTCAATCCATCTCTTGTCCAG GCTATACCTGGCATGGAAAATTCTTTAGAGACAGCTTCATTTGTCCGTGGTCTGCCTCAAATG gTTATTGAGAGCATAAACAAGTGCGATGTTGACATTCGAAGAGAACTTTTTAGCAGCATTTTG TTGTATTGGCACAGTTTCTATGGCTCCCCTGCGTACTTGACACACTTTCAA CTTGCTAGTGGTACTGCATCAATGCAACAGTTGAAAGAACGTCTTGAGAAAGACCTGTTGGAG GAATCTCCTCAAGCAGCAAGGGTGAAAGTGTTGGCAAGTGGAAATGCTACTGAAAGGAGATTCAG TACAGCGTTTGGATCGGGGGGAGCATATTGGCATCACTTGGTTCCTTTCAGCAAATGTGGTTCTCCAAGTCTGA GTATGAAGAGCATGGAGCTTCTTACATTCAACGCAAATGCCCCTAACATACTTTCGTGTTCTACCTACTAA
- the LOC140836516 gene encoding actin-related protein 4-like isoform X5 encodes MYGGDEVSAIVVDLGFHTCKAGYAGEDAPKAVFPSDVGSIDQMEVDGTDNSDKNSGSALDSKPKGKRKLYVGSQDMGFRRDHMEVLSPIKDGIVVDWDMVENIWDHALRKCLLSDPKEHPMLLAEPCFNTQLQREKSAEIMFEKFQVPALFLAKNAVLTSFASGRATSLVVDIGGGSTTVAPVHDGYVLQKAMATSPVGGEFLTDCLLKSLEHKGLSIKPRYAFKRKEIRHGEFQIVDLDFPNTTESYKLYSQRVIVGDIKECVCRVPDTPYDETSYSNIPMTPYELPDGQTIEIGADRFKIPDVLFNPSLVQAIPGMENSLETASFVRGLPQMVIESINKCDVDIRRELFSSILLASGTASMQQLKERLEKDLLEESPQAARVKVLASGNATERRFSVWIGGSILASLGSFQQMWFSKSEYEEHGASYIQRKCP; translated from the exons ATGTATGGCGGTG ATGAAGTGTCGGCAATAGTGGTGGACTTGGGTTTCCATACCTGCAAAGCTGGTTACGCTGGTGAAGATGCGCCAAAGGCTGTTTTTCCGTCG gATGTTGGGTCAATTGACCAAATGGAAGTTGATGGTACGGATAATTCAGACAAGAACTCTGGATCTGCTCTAGATTCCAAACCCAAGGGTAAGCGTAAACTTTATGTAGGATCACAAGACATGGGGTTTCGGAGGGATCACATGGAG GTGTTATCACCCATCAAAGATGGAATAGTTGTTGACTGGGATATGGTTGAAAACATATGGGACCATGCGTTAAG GAAATGCCTATTGAGTGATCCAAAGGAGCATCCGATGCTACTTGCCGAACCATGCTTTAATACTCAGTTGCAGAGAGAAAA GTCTGCGGAGATTATGTTTGAGAAATTCCAAGTTCCTGCCTTGTTTTTGGCCAAAAATGCT GTCCTCACATCTTTTGCATCGGGGCGGGCCACCTCTTTAGTCGTTGACAT TGGCGGAGGATCGACTACCGTGGCTCCAGTTCATGATGGATATGTTCTTCAGAAG GCTATGGCAACATCTCCTGTTGGGGGAGAATTTCTCACTGATTGCTTATTGAAAAGCCTGGAACACAAAGGGCTTTCT ATAAAACCACGATATGCATTTAAACGTAAGGAAATTCGGCACGGAGAATTTCAG ATTGTGGACCTCGACTTCCCAAATACAACAGAAAGCTACAAACTCTATTCTCAG AGAGTTATTGTTGGAGATATTAAAGAATGTGTATGCCGAGTGCCCGACACCCCTTATGATG AGACTTCATATTCCAATATCCCAATGACACCTTACGAGCTTCCTGATGGACA GACGATTGAAATTGGCGCTGACAGATTCAAAATTCCTGATGTACTATTCAATCCATCTCTTGTCCAG GCTATACCTGGCATGGAAAATTCTTTAGAGACAGCTTCATTTGTCCGTGGTCTGCCTCAAATG gTTATTGAGAGCATAAACAAGTGCGATGTTGACATTCGAAGAGAACTTTTTAGCAGCATTTTG CTTGCTAGTGGTACTGCATCAATGCAACAGTTGAAAGAACGTCTTGAGAAAGACCTGTTGGAG GAATCTCCTCAAGCAGCAAGGGTGAAAGTGTTGGCAAGTGGAAATGCTACTGAAAGGAGATTCAG CGTTTGGATCGGGGGGAGCATATTGGCATCACTTGGTTCCTTTCAGCAAATGTGGTTCTCCAAGTCTGA GTATGAAGAGCATGGAGCTTCTTACATTCAACGCAAATGCCCCTAA
- the LOC140836516 gene encoding actin-related protein 4-like isoform X3 produces the protein MYGGDEVSAIVVDLGFHTCKAGYAGEDAPKAVFPSDVGSIDQMEVDGTDNSDKNSGSALDSKPKGKRKLYVGSQDMGFRRDHMEVLSPIKDGIVVDWDMVENIWDHALRKCLLSDPKEHPMLLAEPCFNTQLQREKSAEIMFEKFQVPALFLAKNAVLTSFASGRATSLVVDIGGGSTTVAPVHDGYVLQKAMATSPVGGEFLTDCLLKSLEHKGLSIKPRYAFKRKEIRHGEFQIVDLDFPNTTESYKLYSQRVIVGDIKECVCRVPDTPYDETSYSNIPMTPYELPDGQTIEIGADRFKIPDVLFNPSLVQAIPGMENSLETASFVRGLPQMVIESINKCDVDIRRELFSSILLYWHSFYGSPAYLTHFQLASGTASMQQLKERLEKDLLEESPQAARVKVLASGNATERRFSVWIGGSILASLGSFQQMWFSKSEYEEHGASYIQRKCP, from the exons ATGTATGGCGGTG ATGAAGTGTCGGCAATAGTGGTGGACTTGGGTTTCCATACCTGCAAAGCTGGTTACGCTGGTGAAGATGCGCCAAAGGCTGTTTTTCCGTCG gATGTTGGGTCAATTGACCAAATGGAAGTTGATGGTACGGATAATTCAGACAAGAACTCTGGATCTGCTCTAGATTCCAAACCCAAGGGTAAGCGTAAACTTTATGTAGGATCACAAGACATGGGGTTTCGGAGGGATCACATGGAG GTGTTATCACCCATCAAAGATGGAATAGTTGTTGACTGGGATATGGTTGAAAACATATGGGACCATGCGTTAAG GAAATGCCTATTGAGTGATCCAAAGGAGCATCCGATGCTACTTGCCGAACCATGCTTTAATACTCAGTTGCAGAGAGAAAA GTCTGCGGAGATTATGTTTGAGAAATTCCAAGTTCCTGCCTTGTTTTTGGCCAAAAATGCT GTCCTCACATCTTTTGCATCGGGGCGGGCCACCTCTTTAGTCGTTGACAT TGGCGGAGGATCGACTACCGTGGCTCCAGTTCATGATGGATATGTTCTTCAGAAG GCTATGGCAACATCTCCTGTTGGGGGAGAATTTCTCACTGATTGCTTATTGAAAAGCCTGGAACACAAAGGGCTTTCT ATAAAACCACGATATGCATTTAAACGTAAGGAAATTCGGCACGGAGAATTTCAG ATTGTGGACCTCGACTTCCCAAATACAACAGAAAGCTACAAACTCTATTCTCAG AGAGTTATTGTTGGAGATATTAAAGAATGTGTATGCCGAGTGCCCGACACCCCTTATGATG AGACTTCATATTCCAATATCCCAATGACACCTTACGAGCTTCCTGATGGACA GACGATTGAAATTGGCGCTGACAGATTCAAAATTCCTGATGTACTATTCAATCCATCTCTTGTCCAG GCTATACCTGGCATGGAAAATTCTTTAGAGACAGCTTCATTTGTCCGTGGTCTGCCTCAAATG gTTATTGAGAGCATAAACAAGTGCGATGTTGACATTCGAAGAGAACTTTTTAGCAGCATTTTG TTGTATTGGCACAGTTTCTATGGCTCCCCTGCGTACTTGACACACTTTCAA CTTGCTAGTGGTACTGCATCAATGCAACAGTTGAAAGAACGTCTTGAGAAAGACCTGTTGGAG GAATCTCCTCAAGCAGCAAGGGTGAAAGTGTTGGCAAGTGGAAATGCTACTGAAAGGAGATTCAG CGTTTGGATCGGGGGGAGCATATTGGCATCACTTGGTTCCTTTCAGCAAATGTGGTTCTCCAAGTCTGA GTATGAAGAGCATGGAGCTTCTTACATTCAACGCAAATGCCCCTAA
- the LOC140836516 gene encoding actin-related protein 4A-like isoform X6 yields the protein MYGGDEVSAIVVDLGFHTCKAGYAGEDAPKAVFPSDVGSIDQMEVDGTDNSDKNSGSALDSKPKGKRKLYVGSQDMGFRRDHMEVLSPIKDGIVVDWDMVENIWDHALRKCLLSDPKEHPMLLAEPCFNTQLQREKSAEIMFEKFQVPALFLAKNAVLTSFASGRATSLVVDIGGGSTTVAPVHDGYVLQKVLLHFIFGYGNISCWGRISH from the exons ATGTATGGCGGTG ATGAAGTGTCGGCAATAGTGGTGGACTTGGGTTTCCATACCTGCAAAGCTGGTTACGCTGGTGAAGATGCGCCAAAGGCTGTTTTTCCGTCG gATGTTGGGTCAATTGACCAAATGGAAGTTGATGGTACGGATAATTCAGACAAGAACTCTGGATCTGCTCTAGATTCCAAACCCAAGGGTAAGCGTAAACTTTATGTAGGATCACAAGACATGGGGTTTCGGAGGGATCACATGGAG GTGTTATCACCCATCAAAGATGGAATAGTTGTTGACTGGGATATGGTTGAAAACATATGGGACCATGCGTTAAG GAAATGCCTATTGAGTGATCCAAAGGAGCATCCGATGCTACTTGCCGAACCATGCTTTAATACTCAGTTGCAGAGAGAAAA GTCTGCGGAGATTATGTTTGAGAAATTCCAAGTTCCTGCCTTGTTTTTGGCCAAAAATGCT GTCCTCACATCTTTTGCATCGGGGCGGGCCACCTCTTTAGTCGTTGACAT TGGCGGAGGATCGACTACCGTGGCTCCAGTTCATGATGGATATGTTCTTCAGAAGGTACTTCTTCATTTCATCTTTG GCTATGGCAACATCTCCTGTTGGGGGAGAATTTCTCACTGA
- the LOC140836516 gene encoding actin-related protein 4A-like isoform X7, protein MYGGDEVSAIVVDLGFHTCKAGYAGEDAPKAVFPSDVGSIDQMEVDGTDNSDKNSGSALDSKPKGKRKLYVGSQDMGFRRDHMEVLSPIKDGIVVDWDMVENIWDHALRKCLLSDPKEHPMLLAEPCFNTQLQREKFLVTGRKMGSSEE, encoded by the exons ATGTATGGCGGTG ATGAAGTGTCGGCAATAGTGGTGGACTTGGGTTTCCATACCTGCAAAGCTGGTTACGCTGGTGAAGATGCGCCAAAGGCTGTTTTTCCGTCG gATGTTGGGTCAATTGACCAAATGGAAGTTGATGGTACGGATAATTCAGACAAGAACTCTGGATCTGCTCTAGATTCCAAACCCAAGGGTAAGCGTAAACTTTATGTAGGATCACAAGACATGGGGTTTCGGAGGGATCACATGGAG GTGTTATCACCCATCAAAGATGGAATAGTTGTTGACTGGGATATGGTTGAAAACATATGGGACCATGCGTTAAG GAAATGCCTATTGAGTGATCCAAAGGAGCATCCGATGCTACTTGCCGAACCATGCTTTAATACTCAGTTGCAGAGAGAAAA ATTCCTTGTGACTGGAAGAAAAATGGGTTCATCGGAAGAGTGA
- the LOC140836518 gene encoding anthocyanidin 3-O-glucosyltransferase 2-like, with protein MSEKLIELVFIPFPSLSHLAALVKLAKLLTDTDRRLSVTILIFKTPIDTKIDSFTKNYSHSRVRFVQIIPHDESRILEVMKSPSTFMFQFIGSQKKAAMDAVTEIMKDPTRIVAGFVMDMFCTAMIEVADEFRVPSYICFTCGAAVLGLLLHFQRLNDEFGPGYVAAQYEGSDSEVSIPTYINPYPASVLPSIVFEKDFGVLDHLKRFRDCKGIVINTFVELESHAVKSLLADVNVPNIFPIGPMIQEASGEEQRKGQGEILKWLDQQPDSSVVYLCFGTDGCFDSEQVKEIATGLEKSGHRFLWSLRKPAPEGKFEMAGVYEDPEEVLPEGFLQRTSGVGKVIGWAPQMAVLSHCSVGGFVSHCGWNSTLESVWCGVPLAVWPLFAEQQANAFQFVKEFGMAVDIKMDYRKNCGVIVGAEKIERAIRELMDMDNEIRVKVKAMADKSRVTYEEGGSSKDFLGRLVQDFVGTVS; from the coding sequence ATGTCAGAAAAGTTGATAGAACTGGTGTTCATCCCTTTCCCTTCGCTAAGCCATCTTGCAGCTTTGGTAAAGCTAGCAAAGCTCTTGACTGATACAGATCGACGCCTTTCAGTCACTATCCTCATCTTCAAGACACCGATTGACACCAAAATCGATTCTTTCACCAAGAATTACAGCCACTCTCGCGTCCGGTTCGTGCAAATCATCCCCCACGATGAATCCAGGATCCTGGAGGTGATGAAATCGCCCAGCACCTTCATGTTCCAATTCATCGGAAGCCAGAAGAAAGCTGCCATGGACGCTGTGACGGAGATTATGAAGGATCCGACGAGAATCGTTGCTGGGTTTGTGATGGACATGTTCTGCACCGCCATGATCGAGGTGGCGGATGAGTTTCGGGTCCCGAGTTACATTTGCTTCACTTGCGGCGCTGCTGTGTTGGGTCTCTTGCTTCATTTTCAGCGACTTAACGACGAATTTGGGCCCGGTTATGTGGCAGCCCAGTACGAGGGTTCGGATTCTGAGGTATCGATTCCAACATACATTAATCCTTATCCGGCGAGTGTCTTACCATCTATTGTGTTTGAAAAAGACTTCGGGGTATTGGATCATTTGAAGAGGTTCAGGGACTGTAAAGGGATTGTGATAAACACGTTTGTTGAATTGGAATCACACGCAGTGAAGTCCCTTTTGGCAGATGTGAACGTCCCAAACATTTTCCCGATTGGCCCCATGATTCAGGAAGCAAGTGGAGAAGAACAAAGGAAAGGGCAAGGCGAGATCCTGAAATGGCTAGACCAGCAACCAGATTCTTCGGTCGTTTATCTTTGCTTCGGCACCGACGGCTGTTTCGACAGCGAACAAGTGAAAGAGATCGCTACTGGGCTCGAAAAGAGTGGACACAGGTTTTTATGGTCCCTTAGGAAGCCTGCTCCTGAGGGAAAGTTTGAGATGGCCGGGGTATATGAAGACCCTGAGGAAGTACTGCCAGAGGGATTCCTGCAGCGCACGTCTGGAGTCGGGAAAGTGATCGGGTGGGCACCGCAGATGGCGGTGCTATCCCATTGCTCCGTGGGGGGCTTCGTTTCGCACTGCGGATGGAACTCGACTTTGGAAAGTGTTTGGTGCGGAGTGCCGCTGGCTGTATGGCCGCTTTTTGCAGAACAGCAAGCTAATGCATTCCAGTTCGTTAAAGAGTTTGGAATGGCTGTTGACATCAAGATGGACTACAGGAAGAACTGTGGTGTTATTGTTGGGGCAGAGAAGATCGAGAGGGCCATTCGAGAGTTGATGGATATGGACAACGAGATCCGAGTTAAGGTTAAAGCTATGGCAGATAAAAGTAGGGTAACCTACGAGGAAGGCGGCTCGTCCAAAGATTTCTTGGGACGTCTGGTTCAAGATTTTGTTGGGACAGTGTCTTGA